One part of the Oncorhynchus kisutch isolate 150728-3 linkage group LG22, Okis_V2, whole genome shotgun sequence genome encodes these proteins:
- the LOC109867432 gene encoding uromodulin-like isoform X1, with the protein MALKFNLKVNCCGIYQVFLVLVIFCCDRVLGICTVTHCTDTTKCLLSLDKSNCKCAVGYYGDLCDKVATINVMCGKDYITIMVNEDFFQYYKVPMESLHLKNESCRAQKEVMSDVPYYIVRISKDQYVSCGGKPLEKNITHIAYALTLMSAPQVYGNIIRDPMIKIEYTCIYPYIRTVSLPYPIIPFSSETVMRMGELDAKVEMALFTDHTYTEAFQSSPLIHLRDRVYVEIKVVELEDVFHLRVNECWATQSPKPNQTDSSVHTLLRNGCVNDETVTFLNTTMGANGEASTIRYSFDMFRFVVEPHDLYLHCAVRLCSLDDDEPCIPECKSITKRAAVRGDPTQGLLSYGPIRIDIPDRPQSNLLLLLIPVAGIWVLGLFLLALITIAKAGNRRLSQLANR; encoded by the exons ATGGCGCTCAAATTCAACTTGAAG GTTAATTGCTGTGGAATTTACCAGGTATTTTTGGTCCTCGTCATTTTCTGCTGTGACCGTGTCCTTG GAATATGCACTGTCACACACTGCACTGACACAACCAAGTGTTTGCTATCCCTCGACAAAAGCAACTGCAAATGTGCTGTTGGCTACTATGGAGACCTGTGTGACAAAG ttGCTACCATCAATGTCATGTGTGGCAAAGACTACATTACTATCATGGTGAATGAGGACTTTTTCCAGTACTACAAAGTACCTATGGAATCTCTGCACTTGAAGAATGAGTCTTGTCGTGCCCAAAAGGAGGTTATGTCTGATGTCCCATACTACATTGTGCGGATATCAAAGGATCAGTACGTTTCCTGTGGCGGTAAACCACTGGAG AAAAACATCACTCACATTGCATACGCCTTAACTCTCATGTCGGCCCCTCAAGTCTATGGAAATATAATAAGAGACCCAATGATAAAAATTGAGTACACGTGTATCTACCCATACATCCGCACTGTCAGTTTGCCGTACCCCATCATCCCCTTCTCTAG TGAGACTGTGATGCGGATGGGTGAGTTGGATGCCAAGGTGGAGATGGCCCTCTTCACAGATCACACCTACACAGAGGCGTTCCAAAGCTCACCGCTGATCCACCTCCGGGACAGGGTGTATGTGGAGATCAAGGTCGTGGAGCTGGAGGACGTCTTCCACTTGAGGGTGAATGAATGCTGGGCCACACAGTCCCCCAAACccaaccagacagacagctctgttcACACCCTGCTGCGCAATGG GTGTGTGAATGACGAAACTGTCACCTTTCTCAATACGACAATGGGCGCCAATGGAGAGGCCTCAACCATCCGGTACAGCTTTGACATGTTCCGCTTTGTTGTGGAGCCTCATGACCTGTACCTGCACTGCGCAGTGCGCTTGTGCTCCCTGGACGATGACGAACCCTGCATTCCT GAGTGCAAATCTATAACCAAGAGGGCAGCAGTGCGTGGAGACCCAACTCAAGGTCTACTGTCATATGGACCAATCAGGATTGACATACCAGACCGACCCCAATCTA atctgctgctgctgctgattcCTGTGGCTGGCATCTGGGTCCTGGGCCTCTTCCTCCTCGCCCTAATCACCATCGCTAAGGCAGGAAACCGACGACTGTCACAGCTAGCAAACCGCTGA
- the LOC109867432 gene encoding uromodulin-like isoform X2 — protein sequence MALKFNLKVFLVLVIFCCDRVLGICTVTHCTDTTKCLLSLDKSNCKCAVGYYGDLCDKVATINVMCGKDYITIMVNEDFFQYYKVPMESLHLKNESCRAQKEVMSDVPYYIVRISKDQYVSCGGKPLEKNITHIAYALTLMSAPQVYGNIIRDPMIKIEYTCIYPYIRTVSLPYPIIPFSSETVMRMGELDAKVEMALFTDHTYTEAFQSSPLIHLRDRVYVEIKVVELEDVFHLRVNECWATQSPKPNQTDSSVHTLLRNGCVNDETVTFLNTTMGANGEASTIRYSFDMFRFVVEPHDLYLHCAVRLCSLDDDEPCIPECKSITKRAAVRGDPTQGLLSYGPIRIDIPDRPQSNLLLLLIPVAGIWVLGLFLLALITIAKAGNRRLSQLANR from the exons ATGGCGCTCAAATTCAACTTGAAG GTATTTTTGGTCCTCGTCATTTTCTGCTGTGACCGTGTCCTTG GAATATGCACTGTCACACACTGCACTGACACAACCAAGTGTTTGCTATCCCTCGACAAAAGCAACTGCAAATGTGCTGTTGGCTACTATGGAGACCTGTGTGACAAAG ttGCTACCATCAATGTCATGTGTGGCAAAGACTACATTACTATCATGGTGAATGAGGACTTTTTCCAGTACTACAAAGTACCTATGGAATCTCTGCACTTGAAGAATGAGTCTTGTCGTGCCCAAAAGGAGGTTATGTCTGATGTCCCATACTACATTGTGCGGATATCAAAGGATCAGTACGTTTCCTGTGGCGGTAAACCACTGGAG AAAAACATCACTCACATTGCATACGCCTTAACTCTCATGTCGGCCCCTCAAGTCTATGGAAATATAATAAGAGACCCAATGATAAAAATTGAGTACACGTGTATCTACCCATACATCCGCACTGTCAGTTTGCCGTACCCCATCATCCCCTTCTCTAG TGAGACTGTGATGCGGATGGGTGAGTTGGATGCCAAGGTGGAGATGGCCCTCTTCACAGATCACACCTACACAGAGGCGTTCCAAAGCTCACCGCTGATCCACCTCCGGGACAGGGTGTATGTGGAGATCAAGGTCGTGGAGCTGGAGGACGTCTTCCACTTGAGGGTGAATGAATGCTGGGCCACACAGTCCCCCAAACccaaccagacagacagctctgttcACACCCTGCTGCGCAATGG GTGTGTGAATGACGAAACTGTCACCTTTCTCAATACGACAATGGGCGCCAATGGAGAGGCCTCAACCATCCGGTACAGCTTTGACATGTTCCGCTTTGTTGTGGAGCCTCATGACCTGTACCTGCACTGCGCAGTGCGCTTGTGCTCCCTGGACGATGACGAACCCTGCATTCCT GAGTGCAAATCTATAACCAAGAGGGCAGCAGTGCGTGGAGACCCAACTCAAGGTCTACTGTCATATGGACCAATCAGGATTGACATACCAGACCGACCCCAATCTA atctgctgctgctgctgattcCTGTGGCTGGCATCTGGGTCCTGGGCCTCTTCCTCCTCGCCCTAATCACCATCGCTAAGGCAGGAAACCGACGACTGTCACAGCTAGCAAACCGCTGA